One region of Termitidicoccus mucosus genomic DNA includes:
- the ispD gene encoding 2-C-methyl-D-erythritol 4-phosphate cytidylyltransferase: MSRTAAILLAAGSGKRMQGVVYDKVLAPLGGRPLFARSVAAFMASGVADYYVITTRDQRQLTELSAYAPTPSIFIRGGRTRQDSVAAALEALPADIAHVFIHDCARPFIRPEQLVALHKIVRREHAVVLAHRVTDTIKQHADTGFLKTLDRSRLWAMETPQVFDRDLITRAYTRVMTRGLAITDDAAAVELLAHPVALLENPHPNPKLTTPADLSYFEFIDASLKRIADEEARYDGIAP, encoded by the coding sequence ATGAGCCGAACCGCAGCCATCCTTCTCGCCGCCGGGAGCGGCAAACGCATGCAAGGCGTCGTTTACGACAAGGTTCTCGCCCCGCTCGGCGGCCGCCCGTTGTTCGCCCGTTCCGTCGCCGCCTTCATGGCAAGCGGGGTGGCCGACTATTATGTCATCACCACCCGCGACCAGCGCCAGCTCACCGAGCTCTCCGCCTACGCGCCCACGCCGTCGATCTTTATCCGGGGCGGACGCACCCGGCAGGATTCCGTCGCCGCGGCGCTGGAGGCGCTGCCCGCCGATATCGCGCATGTGTTTATCCATGATTGCGCGCGGCCCTTTATCCGGCCCGAACAACTCGTCGCGCTTCACAAAATCGTCCGCCGCGAGCACGCCGTCGTTCTCGCCCATCGCGTCACCGACACGATCAAGCAGCACGCCGACACCGGCTTCCTGAAAACCCTCGACCGCTCGCGCCTTTGGGCGATGGAAACGCCGCAGGTGTTTGACCGCGACCTCATCACCCGTGCCTATACCCGCGTGATGACGCGCGGCCTCGCCATCACCGATGACGCCGCCGCCGTGGAGTTGCTGGCGCACCCCGTCGCGCTGCTGGAAAACCCGCATCCGAATCCCAAGCTCACCACGCCGGCGGACCTTTCTTATTTCGAATTCATCGACGCCTCGCTCAAACGGATCGCCGACGAGGAGGCGCGTTACGACGGCATCGCGCCCTAG
- the ispF gene encoding 2-C-methyl-D-erythritol 2,4-cyclodiphosphate synthase, translating to MNFRIGHGYDIHRTTTAPGRKLVLGGVTFPEAGFGLDGHSDADCLTHAICDALLGAAGLPDIGHFFPNTDPAYKDIDSQVLLRRVTAALAELGWRPVNIDASLIAERPKIQPRLAGMKAALAASTGLPVECVGLKATTNEATDEIGRGLAIAAHAVALIERVPPLE from the coding sequence ATGAATTTCCGCATCGGCCACGGCTACGACATCCACCGCACGACCACCGCGCCCGGGCGCAAACTCGTCCTCGGCGGCGTGACGTTTCCCGAGGCGGGGTTCGGCCTCGACGGCCATTCCGACGCCGATTGCCTTACGCACGCCATCTGCGACGCGCTCCTCGGCGCGGCCGGGCTGCCCGACATCGGCCATTTCTTCCCCAACACGGACCCGGCCTACAAGGACATCGACTCGCAAGTCCTCCTCCGCCGCGTCACCGCCGCTCTCGCCGAACTCGGCTGGCGACCCGTCAACATCGACGCGTCCCTTATCGCCGAGCGCCCGAAAATCCAGCCGCGCCTCGCCGGGATGAAGGCCGCGCTCGCCGCCTCCACGGGGCTGCCCGTCGAGTGTGTCGGCCTCAAGGCCACCACCAACGAGGCGACCGACGAAATCGGCCGCGGGCTGGCCATCGCCGCCCACGCCGTCGCGCTTATTGAACGTGTTCCACCGCTTGAATAA
- a CDS encoding DUF2126 domain-containing protein: MPIHVALHHRTAYAYDRPISLGPQVIRLRPAPHCRTPVTAYSLKIEPAGHFINWQQDAFSNYLARVVFPEKVTHFDVTVDLVAEMSVYNPFDFFLEPYAEKFPFAYEKALAAELAPYRRKGRATPRLAAFVQSIDLTPRPPIDFLVALNQRLCREIRYVIRMQPGVQPPERTLALASGSCRDSAWLLVQILRRLGLAARFVSGYLIQLQADVKSLDGPSGAEQDFTDLHAWCEVYLPGAGWVGLDPTSGLLAGEGHIPLACSPEPTSAAPITGSLEKCKVKFGHEMSVARISESPRVTRPYTGEQWAAIDALGRRIDDDLKKHDVRLTMGGEPTFVSIDDPDGPEWNFTAVSHKKRVLSGALIKRLRNKFAPGSLLHYGQGKWYPGEPLPRWALSAYWRKDGVPVWRDESLIADESRDYGHGPREAKELAARLARVMGLDPKYLISGYEDVFYYAWRERRLPSNVSGDDPRLKDQQERERIARIFQKQLGEAVGYALPIRRATRGGVAGWESGPWFLRDDDTLWLIPGDSPMGLRLPLDSIPWVAEKDYPWQWPADPMQELPGLPRAFPYDERAALLAREAKRGGTHAGQRFLRGAPDAIAGGFAQGAGFGSAPPAPQLLEAEPEAAPDLPPLPREFDPARRPLPGESAAHIIRTALCVQPRDGRLHIFMPPVARAEDYLDLVAGIESTAAAMGTPVIIEGDPPPRDPRLQKLSVTPDPGVIEVNLHPSATWDELVDRTATLYEEARQTRLGTEKFMIDGRHSGTGGGNHIILGGDSPADSPLLRRPDLLRSLLAYWQNHPSLSYLFSGLFIGPTSQAPRVDEARNDSLYELGIAFAELDRRLAAGRVPPWLVDRVFRNLLTDATGNTHRSEFSIDKLFSPDGTAGRLGLVEMRAFEMPPHERMSLAQHLLLRGLVGKFWRDPYRNKLVPWGGDIHDRWLLPHFCETDFRDVLRDLRGAGYAFEPEWFAPHFEFRFPRIGEFAQRDIHVELRTALEPWHVLGEEAGGGGTVRYVDSSLERLQVKARGLVGERFALAVNGRRIPLHPTGVNGEGVAGVRYRAWQPPSCLQPTIGVHSPLVFDLVDTWNDRSLGGCTYHVAHPGGRNYATLPVNSYEAESRRLARFAAFGHTPGREPAATLHDLQPGMPFTLDLRTPELA; this comes from the coding sequence ATGCCAATCCACGTCGCTCTCCACCACCGGACAGCCTACGCCTACGACCGGCCCATCTCGCTCGGCCCCCAAGTTATCCGCCTGCGCCCCGCGCCGCATTGCCGCACGCCGGTCACGGCCTATTCGCTGAAAATCGAACCCGCCGGCCACTTCATCAACTGGCAGCAGGACGCGTTCAGCAACTACCTCGCCCGCGTCGTCTTCCCGGAAAAAGTCACGCACTTCGATGTCACCGTCGATCTTGTCGCGGAGATGTCCGTTTACAATCCCTTCGACTTTTTCCTCGAACCCTACGCCGAGAAATTCCCCTTCGCCTACGAAAAAGCCCTCGCCGCCGAACTCGCCCCCTACCGCCGCAAAGGCCGCGCCACGCCGCGCCTGGCCGCGTTTGTCCAGTCCATCGACCTCACGCCGCGGCCGCCGATCGACTTCCTCGTCGCGCTCAACCAGCGCCTCTGCCGGGAAATCCGCTATGTCATCCGCATGCAGCCCGGCGTGCAGCCCCCCGAACGCACGCTCGCGCTCGCCAGCGGCTCCTGCCGCGACTCCGCGTGGCTGCTCGTGCAAATCCTCCGCCGCCTCGGCCTCGCCGCGCGCTTCGTATCCGGTTATCTGATACAGTTGCAGGCCGACGTGAAATCCCTCGACGGACCGTCGGGCGCGGAGCAGGACTTCACCGACCTGCACGCGTGGTGCGAGGTTTACCTGCCGGGCGCCGGCTGGGTGGGCCTTGACCCGACCTCCGGCCTGCTCGCGGGCGAAGGCCACATCCCGCTCGCGTGCTCGCCCGAGCCGACCAGCGCCGCGCCCATCACGGGCAGCCTTGAAAAGTGCAAGGTCAAGTTCGGCCACGAAATGTCCGTCGCGCGCATATCCGAGTCCCCTCGTGTCACGCGCCCCTACACCGGGGAGCAATGGGCCGCCATCGACGCGCTCGGCCGGCGCATCGACGACGACCTGAAAAAACACGACGTCCGCCTCACCATGGGCGGCGAACCGACGTTTGTGTCCATCGACGACCCCGACGGCCCCGAATGGAACTTCACCGCCGTGTCGCACAAGAAGCGCGTCCTCTCCGGCGCGCTCATCAAACGCCTGCGCAACAAATTCGCGCCCGGCTCGCTGCTCCACTACGGCCAGGGCAAATGGTATCCCGGGGAGCCGCTTCCGCGCTGGGCGCTCTCCGCCTACTGGCGCAAGGATGGCGTGCCCGTGTGGCGCGATGAGTCGCTCATCGCCGACGAGTCGCGCGACTACGGCCACGGCCCGCGCGAGGCGAAGGAGCTCGCCGCGCGCCTCGCGCGCGTGATGGGGCTCGACCCGAAGTATTTGATTTCCGGATACGAGGATGTCTTTTATTACGCGTGGCGCGAGCGCCGCCTGCCGTCGAATGTCTCCGGCGACGATCCGCGCCTGAAGGACCAGCAGGAGCGCGAACGCATCGCGCGCATTTTCCAGAAACAGCTCGGCGAAGCCGTCGGCTACGCGCTGCCCATCCGGCGCGCCACGCGCGGGGGCGTGGCCGGCTGGGAGTCGGGCCCGTGGTTCCTGCGCGACGACGACACGCTCTGGCTCATCCCCGGCGACTCGCCGATGGGCCTGCGCCTCCCGCTCGACTCGATTCCGTGGGTCGCCGAAAAGGATTACCCGTGGCAGTGGCCCGCGGACCCCATGCAGGAACTTCCCGGCCTGCCGCGCGCGTTTCCCTACGACGAGCGCGCCGCGCTGCTCGCCCGCGAGGCGAAACGCGGCGGCACGCATGCCGGCCAGCGTTTCCTGCGCGGCGCGCCCGACGCCATCGCGGGCGGTTTCGCGCAAGGCGCCGGCTTCGGCTCCGCCCCGCCCGCGCCGCAACTCCTCGAAGCCGAGCCCGAGGCGGCGCCCGACCTGCCGCCGCTGCCGCGGGAGTTCGACCCGGCGCGACGCCCGCTGCCCGGCGAAAGCGCCGCGCACATCATCCGCACCGCGCTCTGCGTGCAGCCGCGCGACGGCAGGCTGCACATCTTCATGCCGCCGGTCGCGCGCGCCGAGGATTACCTCGACCTTGTCGCCGGCATCGAAAGCACGGCCGCCGCGATGGGCACGCCCGTCATCATCGAGGGCGACCCGCCGCCGCGCGACCCGCGCCTGCAAAAACTCTCTGTCACGCCCGATCCCGGCGTGATCGAGGTCAACCTCCACCCGAGCGCCACGTGGGACGAGCTCGTTGACCGCACCGCCACGCTTTACGAGGAGGCGCGGCAGACGCGGCTCGGCACGGAAAAGTTCATGATCGACGGACGCCACAGCGGCACCGGCGGCGGCAACCACATCATCCTCGGCGGCGACTCGCCCGCCGACTCGCCCCTCCTGCGCCGCCCCGACCTGCTCCGCTCGCTCCTCGCCTACTGGCAGAACCATCCCTCGCTCAGCTACCTGTTCTCCGGCCTCTTCATCGGCCCGACCTCGCAGGCGCCGCGCGTGGACGAGGCGCGCAACGACAGCCTCTACGAACTCGGCATCGCGTTCGCCGAGCTCGACCGCCGGCTCGCCGCCGGGCGCGTGCCGCCGTGGCTGGTGGACCGCGTTTTCCGCAACCTCCTCACCGACGCCACCGGCAACACCCACCGCTCCGAGTTCAGCATCGACAAACTCTTCTCGCCCGACGGCACCGCCGGCCGGCTCGGCCTTGTGGAAATGCGCGCCTTCGAGATGCCGCCGCACGAGCGCATGAGCCTCGCGCAACATCTCCTGCTGCGCGGCCTCGTCGGAAAATTCTGGCGCGATCCCTACCGCAACAAACTCGTCCCGTGGGGCGGCGACATCCACGACCGCTGGCTGCTGCCGCATTTCTGCGAGACCGATTTCCGCGACGTGCTTCGCGACCTGCGCGGCGCCGGCTACGCCTTCGAGCCGGAGTGGTTCGCGCCGCATTTTGAATTTCGCTTCCCGCGCATCGGCGAGTTCGCGCAACGCGACATCCACGTCGAGTTGCGCACCGCGCTGGAACCCTGGCACGTGCTCGGCGAGGAGGCCGGCGGAGGCGGCACCGTGCGCTACGTGGACAGCTCGCTCGAACGCCTCCAGGTCAAGGCGCGCGGCCTCGTCGGCGAGCGGTTCGCGCTCGCCGTCAACGGCCGCCGCATCCCGCTCCACCCGACCGGCGTCAACGGCGAGGGCGTGGCCGGCGTGCGCTACCGCGCATGGCAGCCGCCGAGCTGCCTCCAGCCGACCATCGGCGTGCATTCGCCGCTGGTGTTCGACCTCGTGGACACGTGGAACGACCGCTCCCTCGGCGGGTGCACCTACCACGTCGCGCATCCCGGCGGCCGCAACTACGCGACGCTCCCGGTCAACTCCTACGAAGCCGAAAGCCGCCGCCTCGCGCGCTTCGCCGCCTTCGGCCACACGCCCGGTCGTGAGCCGGCCGCGACGCTCCACGACCTCCAGCCCGGCATGCCCTTCACCCTCGATCTCCGCACGCCGGAGCTGGCGTAG